The following proteins come from a genomic window of Magnetococcales bacterium:
- the mutS gene encoding DNA mismatch repair protein MutS — protein MNNTNKTPKDNRTDTHTPVMQQYLSLKNAHPDTILFYRMGDFYEMFYEDAKTAAEVLGIALTHRGQSAGQPIPMAGVPHHQARIYLKKFLDAGYKVAICEQMEPPGLNRGPVKRAVVRTITAGTLTEDDLLDPLTNNYLVALALSAAPGKNAKADLAVASLDLSTGLFQVALTRTLDRTLTEISLLSPSEVIIPEGWEPPDDMADYLPRCTRRPAWEFDPEQGSRNLQKHFQVTSLDAFGIEDSPVCKAAAGALIGYCLETQKGAVEHITSLTRIEPDDVLILDDTCRRNLEINTTLRDNQRRGSLLGTLDITSTPLGSRLLATWLNRPLRQIDLIHQRQDAVAWLLHDQALRLHIRTELKGIADLERLLARITLGRSSPRDLGALRKTLAHLPKITSLLTEASSSPPSLIMVLLNGMQGHDDLLAHLQAALADDPLPVDQKEGNIIRSGFNPTLDQQRTLARDGKVALQKMEQEEQIKTKIPKLKIQYHRSYGYSIEVGNNHTGKVPYYYQQRQTMTNAVRYVTTELKKLEEGIQNAEESLVRLEESLCDDIRKRVAGHATEIQVTARALATLDVLTAFAEMAYQHHYCRPEMETTTTIDIRQGRHPVVEMFTDRPFVPNDTLLDGQENRLILLTGPNMGGKSTWMRQVALITLMAHTGAFVPAQSARIGLVDRIFTRVGAADDLAGGRSTFMVEMTETAHILHHATHQSLIILDEIGRGTSTLDGLAIAQAVAEHVHGIIRARTIFATHYHELTALELTRPGVVNHTVAVREWQESVLFLHAIMRGRANRSYGIHVARFAGIPRDVTQHADAILASLERDAPRPGDLQDIPASLANGPAPTRYEIPSPHPVMIELQALDTDTLTPRQAMETLYRLKEMATIA, from the coding sequence CCCCATCATCAGGCCCGCATCTATCTGAAAAAATTTCTGGATGCCGGTTACAAGGTGGCCATTTGCGAACAAATGGAACCACCGGGCCTGAACCGGGGACCCGTCAAACGGGCCGTGGTGCGCACCATCACAGCCGGCACCCTCACCGAAGATGACCTGCTCGACCCCTTGACCAACAACTATCTCGTGGCCCTGGCCCTGAGTGCCGCACCCGGCAAAAATGCAAAAGCCGACCTGGCAGTCGCCTCCCTGGATCTCTCCACTGGCCTCTTTCAGGTGGCCCTGACCCGGACCCTGGACCGGACCCTGACCGAAATCTCCCTCCTCTCCCCGTCGGAAGTGATCATCCCGGAAGGGTGGGAACCGCCCGATGACATGGCCGATTATCTCCCCCGTTGCACCCGCCGACCCGCCTGGGAATTTGATCCGGAACAGGGAAGCCGCAACCTCCAGAAACACTTCCAGGTGACCTCACTGGATGCCTTCGGCATCGAAGACTCCCCCGTCTGCAAGGCCGCAGCCGGAGCCTTGATCGGCTACTGTCTGGAAACCCAGAAAGGGGCCGTGGAACATATCACCTCCCTGACCCGCATCGAACCGGATGATGTCTTGATTCTGGACGATACTTGCCGACGCAATCTGGAAATCAACACCACCCTGCGCGACAACCAGCGCCGGGGAAGCCTTCTGGGAACACTGGATATCACGAGTACTCCCCTGGGCAGTCGCCTGCTCGCCACCTGGTTGAACCGTCCGTTGCGTCAGATCGATCTCATCCACCAACGTCAGGATGCTGTCGCCTGGTTGTTGCATGATCAGGCCCTCCGCCTGCATATCCGCACCGAATTGAAAGGCATTGCCGACCTGGAACGGCTCCTCGCCCGGATAACCCTGGGCCGGTCTTCACCTCGTGATCTGGGTGCTTTGCGGAAAACCCTGGCCCACTTGCCAAAAATCACCTCCCTGTTGACCGAGGCATCCTCCTCACCCCCATCCCTGATCATGGTCCTCCTGAACGGCATGCAGGGGCATGACGATCTGCTCGCCCATCTCCAGGCTGCCCTGGCCGACGATCCACTCCCCGTTGACCAGAAAGAGGGCAACATCATCCGCAGCGGTTTCAATCCCACCCTGGATCAGCAACGCACCCTGGCCCGCGATGGCAAGGTTGCACTCCAGAAAATGGAGCAGGAAGAGCAAATCAAGACCAAGATTCCCAAATTGAAAATTCAATACCATCGCTCCTATGGCTACAGCATCGAGGTCGGCAACAACCATACAGGCAAGGTTCCCTACTACTACCAGCAACGGCAAACCATGACCAATGCGGTACGTTATGTCACCACTGAACTGAAAAAACTCGAAGAAGGTATCCAGAACGCCGAGGAAAGCTTGGTGCGTCTGGAAGAGAGTCTGTGTGACGACATTCGGAAGCGTGTGGCCGGCCATGCCACGGAAATTCAGGTCACGGCCCGTGCCCTGGCGACCCTGGATGTCCTGACCGCTTTTGCCGAAATGGCCTATCAACATCACTATTGCCGCCCCGAGATGGAAACCACGACGACCATCGACATTCGGCAAGGCCGCCATCCTGTCGTGGAAATGTTTACCGACAGACCGTTCGTGCCCAACGACACCCTGCTGGACGGCCAGGAAAACCGGTTGATCCTGCTGACCGGACCCAACATGGGAGGCAAATCGACCTGGATGCGTCAGGTGGCCCTGATCACCCTGATGGCCCATACCGGTGCCTTTGTCCCCGCCCAATCCGCCCGCATTGGTCTGGTGGATCGCATCTTCACCCGGGTGGGTGCCGCAGATGACCTGGCCGGTGGTCGTTCCACGTTCATGGTCGAGATGACCGAAACCGCCCATATCCTCCACCATGCCACCCACCAATCGTTGATCATTCTGGATGAAATCGGACGCGGCACCTCGACGCTGGATGGTCTGGCCATTGCCCAGGCCGTCGCCGAACATGTCCATGGCATCATCCGCGCCCGCACCATCTTTGCCACCCACTACCATGAGCTGACCGCTCTCGAACTGACCCGTCCCGGAGTCGTCAATCATACGGTGGCCGTGCGTGAATGGCAGGAAAGCGTCCTGTTTCTCCATGCCATCATGCGGGGACGGGCCAATCGCTCCTACGGCATTCATGTCGCCCGGTTTGCCGGCATCCCCCGCGATGTCACCCAACATGCCGACGCCATCCTGGCCTCCCTGGAAAGGGATGCGCCCCGCCCCGGGGATCTCCAGGATATCCCTGCATCCCTTGCCAACGGGCCGGCACCAACCCGATATGAAATTCCGTCACCCCACCCTGTCATGATAGAGTTGCAGGCTCTGGATACCGATACCCTGACACCCCGCCAGGCCATGGAAACCCTTTATCGGTTGAAAGAAATGGCCACCATTGCATAG